In Vigna radiata var. radiata cultivar VC1973A chromosome 3, Vradiata_ver6, whole genome shotgun sequence, the following proteins share a genomic window:
- the LOC106757029 gene encoding uncharacterized protein LOC106757029 yields the protein MKKRKKSLRKTIRRRKSCGEGSFMINEDVGDHEHEIIEDYNTYELSSNDDSDEDVCEDRKKFPKYREEDMTKTFKFKLGMEFKSLKDFKSALREHSVLNGKEVKFVKNHSKRVRAVCKKGCGFVIMASKVGGRQTFRVKTLVGRHKCGRVFGNKSASVEWIAQVLVDRFVNVGGMTVNQIIDEMKKSFSVGISPWKAGRAKEIATDSLVGDGERQYGCLYDYVAELLRVKAETFKIKVNRPQATLEGCKQGFLGSCRPFIGVDGCHLKTSYGGQLLVAVARDPNDQYFPLAFAVVESECKETWRWFLSLLLDDIGGINCQRWIFISDQQKGLMVVFDEILNGVEHRLCLRHLYNNYKKKFGGGLLIRDLMMAAAKATYFQEWEKTMGELKTINSDAYNWLMAIPTKSWCKHAFSAYPRCDVLINNLSESFNSTILLARDKPIITMMEWIRSYIMSRFATLREKSNTYHGDVMPKPRKRLDREVEKSGNWLPVWVGGSKFEVTHGFTMEKFVVDVSNHSCSCYFWDLVAIPCRHAVAAIHYKLENPEDYVHPYYKKEAYQTCYAPEIIPINGQQLWPRSETEPLLPPIYKTPPRRPKKLRRREADEYVSHSKLSKKNTGMKCSSCHAYGHSVRSCKKGQSSKDTGVARGSASAGRGASTSTGRGPSETVGRGASASVGRLRSASAGRLRSASTGRPGSGSTSRTGARRDARVGRLSGQIVGSQASCN from the exons atgaaaaagaggaagaaaagtttGAGGAAAACTATCAGGAGAAGAAAGAGTTGTGGTGAGGGGTCATTTATGATTAATGAAGATGTTGGAGATCATGAGCATGAGATAATTGAAGATTACAATACATATGAGTTGTCTTCAAATGATGATAGTGATGAGGATGTGTGTGAGGATAGGAAGAAGTTtccaaagtatagagaagaGGATATGACAAAgacctttaaatttaaattaggaaTGGAGTTTAAGTCattgaaagattttaaaagtgcaCTACGGGAGCATAGTGTTTTAAATGGCAAAGAAGTGAAGTTTGTTAAGAATCATTCGAAGAGGGTGAGGGCAGTTTGCAAAAAGGGATGTGGATTTGTAATTATGGCTAGCAAGGTAGGAGGAAGGCAAACTTTTAGGGTGAAAACTCTTGTTGGACGTCACAAGTGTGGAAGAGTTTTTGGTAACAAAAGTGCAAGTGTAGAATGGATTGCACAAGTTTTGGTAGATAGATTTGTTAATGTGGGAGGCATGACAGTGAACCAAATCATAGATGAAATGAAGAAGTCATTTAGTGTTGGAATAAGTCCCTGGAAGGCTGGAAGAGCAAAGGAAATTGCAACGGACTCTTTAGTGGGTGATGGAGAACGACAATATGGTTGTCTTTATGATTATGTGGCTGAGTTGTTAAGAGTCAAGGCTGAAACCTTCAAGATTAAGGTGAATCGACCCCAAGCCACTTTAGAGGGTTGTAAACAAGGGTTCTTGGGTAGTTGCAGGCCATTCATTGGGGTTGATGGCTGTCATTTGAAGACAAGTTATGGAGGTCAGTTGTTAGTGGCAGTGGCAAGAGACCCTAATGACCAATATTTCCCACTAGCTTTTGCTGTGGTTGAAAGTGAATGCAAGGAGACATGGAGGTGGTTTTTGTCCCTGTTGCTAGATGACATTGGGGGCATAAATTGTCAACGCTGGATCTTTATTTCGGATCAACAAAAG GGATTAATGGTAGtatttgatgagattttgaatgGGGTGGAGCATAGGCTGTGTTTAAGGCATTTGTACAACAACTATAAGAAGAAATTCGGTGGAGGTTTGCTCATTAGAGACCTTATGATGGCAGCAGCAAAGGCGACATACTTTCAGGAATGGGAAAAAACAATGGGTGAGTTGAAGACTATCAATTCTGATGCTTATAATTGGTTAATGGCAATTCCAACTAAATCATGGTGCAAACATGCATTTAGTGCTTATCCTAGATGTGATGTATTGATCAATAATTTATCTGAATCATTTAATAGTACAATTTTGTTGGCAAGAGACAAACCTATAATTACTATGATGGAATGGATTAGGTCATATATTATGAGTAGGTTTGCAACTCtaagagaaaaatcaaacacatatcATGGTGATGTTATGCCTAAGCCAAGAAAAAGACTGGATAGGGAAGTTGAGAAAAGTGGGAATTGGCTACCAGTTTGGGTGGGGGGTTCAAAATTTGAAGTCACTCATGGCTTTACTATGGAAAAGTTTGTTGTTGATGTAAGTAATCATAGTTGTAGTTGCTACTTTTGGGATTTAGTTGCAATACCTTGTAGACATGCCGTTGCTGCCATACATTATAAATTAGAGAACCCAGAAGATTATGTTCATCCATATTACAAGAAAGAAGCATATCAAACTTGTTATGCACCTGAAATAATTCCAATCAATGGCCAACAACTTTGGCCTAGATCTGAGACTGAACCACTACTACCACCCATTTATAAAACACCTCCTAGGAGGCCAAAGAAGTtaagaagaagagaagctgaTGAATATGTCAGCCATTCAAAGTTGTCCAAGAAAAATACTGGTATGAAGTGTAGCAGTTGTCATGCATATGGACACAGTGTAAGAAGTTGTAAAAAGGGGCAGTCAAGCAAG GACACAGGGGTTGCAAGAGGTTCTGCATCAGCTGGGAGAGGGGCATCTACATCAACTGGGAGAGGGCCATCTGAAACAGTTGGGAGAGGGGCATCTGCATCAGTTGGGAGGCTTCGATCTGCATCAGCTGGGAGGCTTCGATCTGCATCAACTGGGAGGCCTGGATCTGGAAGCACTTCACGAACGGGAGCACGCAGAGATGCAAGGGTTGGAAGACTGTCTGGACAAATTGTCGGATCTCAAGCAAGTTGCAACTGA